In Diorhabda sublineata isolate icDioSubl1.1 chromosome 2, icDioSubl1.1, whole genome shotgun sequence, the sequence CGTCTTTCTTGAATCTTAGGTGGTTATTGAATGACGAAGTTGCAAATGTAGccatacatttgaaaaaattaattggtaCAAAACATCCACTTGTGAATACTGCAAGGTaagatatttgtttataaattacaGTTACTTGTTTGTAGATAtgatataatgaatataatctTCTTGTTTATATTTATGATCAATTTCTACTTTATGACATTGGCCTGATATcaaaaggaaaaaaagtataaatgcTGATAAATAGGGTTCACAccagcaatgaaaatttagtggtccaaaaagaccacctaagttatgatttagtggtccaaaaatataacgtggtagacaaaagtaaaaaaattaacatatgcatgctatacacacttttatacatatttttacagcatatataaattcttttatgcaaaaacatCACAGTGAATATAAAacataggtttttttaaaaatattttgggcgacaaatttGTCGTCGATGTGTATGATTTTGGCGACATTTCTTGATGATTTGGCGACAATTGCTGCTATGTCGCCATGCTGGCATGAACCCTACTGATGAATGTGAAAAAACTAAAGCTGTAAGTTATTTGTATGATTATTTGGTTGAATGTTTGCACAAAAGCGAGTAAATTCTTCATCttgtatatttattgtatttttattaaattcagtATAAGTTATAGGATATTTATTTGCAGAGAATTACTTTTAAATAAGGAAACTCCATCGTGGGGCCTTCTAGTACTATTGATTTCCAAAGCTGGTGGtttaagtaataaattttctaaacttGACTGTGATATAAATGCTGGTgagtatttttgaaacattaatatgcaataatagtttattaaacAAAAGTAGGAGTGGAGCCAGCAAGATCTTTTGCGGGCTTTGTTATTAATTTGTATGGCCAGCCATTATATTATATCAGGATTAaacacatttattttaataaaaacattataataacgATTTTTATCATCATTGTCTTCTGTTTACAGTACTTTGAACAATTTGGTAATGAATACGCTGTCAAGTTCATTATGTAGAAACCTTAAGAGTCCAATTTCAActttcacttaaatatataaacaaaatatgaactTCCATATAAAAACCTTGAAAAACTGGAATGTTTAATTCCATTTTGAATATGAGttaatatgaattaaattaatgtGTTGTATAATAATTATGGGCCTTGCATCAACATCTACTTGTTTTAAGTTGCCCCTGATCCTTAGGTCTAGGGGGGCTTACAAGAGgctttttttttatacattttgtaAACAAAGTATGGTTGTGCTTAAGTGAAAATATGAcaaatgtaaaaaaagtttgaaattattcttgggttaaattcaaattaaaaaaggaataGAACTTTTGACAGTGAGATTAAAAACAACTACACTTACAAATTGAAcattaatgtcaaaaaaatagtttgagaTACATCACTGTGCAATGAATATTCAAACGGTAAGTCTATTGTTGTTGTCTTGTGTTTGACCAAGTACCAAGTAGGTATTTTGTACTTCCTACTCCGAGTAGTTCCATACTGTTGTTTTATGAATAGACATGCTTTTTAGTGTATAGTCTACACATTGAGCATTTCTACAGTTTTCTAACTTCTGTTAGATTTGATCTAGTTGTTTTTAAAGCCATTTCTGGATTTTCATGTTACTGTCACTCTGTTATCATTGGTAGATCAACTGTATAAATATCGAATAGCACTGATCCCAGAACAATATTTTGGGAGACTGATATAAAGTATTTCAGAGGTAGGAGTTCTGTAATTTTGTAGAGGAATCTAGAAAGCCTGGCACAAGAATACCAAGGTGCcatacaatttttgttaaattatcttATTGAGTTATTCTATATATTTGGTGTAGGTATAGTGGATGTTTCATGCTTtacaaatttaataacaattttaggTATTTTACATAGCCAAAGAGTACTTGCTGAAATAACAGAAATGGTACGCACAAGCAACATAATTCACAATAGTGTTTTAAATATATCATCCAATGATGAATTCAAAGATGATCTACATTTCGGTAATAAACTATCACTATTAACGGGTGACTACCTATTGAGTAATAGTTTTAAGGAATTAGCTGCTTTAAAGTGCCATCCTGTAAATGAACTCGTATCTACTTCCCTTAGAGATTTAACTGAAGCTTCTTTTATTGAACCAAGAGATAGGTAAGTTTAAAATTTCTCTTTATAACCTTCATTtatcattgtttatattttctgcTCACTATTATTTCACTGCTTTTATTCATATCGTCACTTTCTGGTTGGGGATTccttatatttcatttattttcttttccaaatattatatgtatatgttaaatttgtaattatataattttcaatggcGAATCTTATGTATTCAAACAAATGATCATGACTCTAccattaaaacaattaaacttgaaaaaaatcaaataatttcaagatgATTGGGATTAAGTTTTAACACTACAGAACTTTcgctaataattttttttatttaaaaatattccatcatctattttatttatttattattatatattgttattCTGTAAAATATTAAGGTCTCTTGTCTCcactatatttatataatctCCACTCCTAGAAGTTTTTTGTCTAAagcattttttgtttcactatgaattttattattccaataCTAGACCAAGAGAGTATCTTTCTCTTGTCCACATAACTTAGACCTTTCAGTTTCTGTTAGATTTATTCTCACCAAGTTTAGTTTCCAAAAGCTCCAAAGTAAGCAAATGAGAAGGTTGAGCTTGTTTTTATCCACTTCAGAAACTTCAATTAATGTGATTCTTAGTATTTTTCCCTATTTCAtaagtttttattgatatatccATATCAGCATTGAGTTTATTTCGTCATTTTTTGTTGTGAAGTTACAGGGAGAACCAATACTCATTTATCTGAAAGGGCTATATCAtgaatttctttttcttgtcTACTTTTCAGTTTCTGCTAGATTTATTCTCATGAGGTGCTTCCAAAGGCTCCAAAGGAAGCAAATTAGGAGGAGTAGCTTGCTTTTATTGACCATATTTAATAagattcttattatttttacctattttataagttttttttatatatccatATCACCATTGACTTTATGACATTGTTATATGACATGACAGGGAGAACTAATACTCAGTTAGTTGGCTAGTATCAATTTCtgaatgattatttttgtaatCTGCTTATAAGGCTTTTTAAAATGTACCTAAGTATATAGGTGGTAAATTCGATTCTTAATTTGTGATATGTTTTTATTCAAGTCAAAACAGACCTATTCCAGCGTCACCGTTAGCTAAACAAAAAGAACCATTACTGCCTCATTCGTATGAAAAAGATTTATTGAAGATGTCAGAAGTTATGGGTAATGTTAAGGCTGAATGGACTTTAAGGCATCTTTTGGGCGGTGGTACCCTGTTAGGAAAATGTTGCCAAGTAATTTTACTAGAATcaatatcaacaattttataggattttttatgttattttaattgtaGGCGTCATTAATGTTGGCTGATCATCCAGAAGAACTGGAAAAAGCTGGGTATTTATTCGGTAGAAACATTGCTTTAGCTTTACAAATTAGAAAGGATATATCTCAATACAATTCTGGACGAAATGGATCTTTTAGTTTGATTAACGCTCCTCTCATGTTCCATATTCAAGATAACCCAGAGTACTATGAAAATCTTATGGTAGATGTTGAAGATGATAGTATTAATTACAATAGAATTAGAAACATCGTTTCTAGAGGGAAAGGAATAGAAAAATCTTTAGAATTACAAGAAGAATTTATTGTTAATGGAAGGAATGCTTTGAGAATATTTCCAGAAAGTAATACCAAACAGGCGCtagataatattttacaaactatttaatattttttattggttaaaatagataatttgttggaaatgaattactttttgtattttgttgaaCTATAACACTAAAAATTATACACTCTGGTCCTTCGAGTCGGAAAGtgaaggctcgaaggaccagatattGTAGTTCTGAATTTTATAGTAAAACTATATTTAGTgtaatatattgtaaataattgaaattcttAGTTGATGATAAACGTTGCTagtcaattataataattattttttttgtaattgcgTTTAATTTTCCTATTATTTGTCTTCAATGTACAAAGAGATTTTTAAACTAACCAATAAACTGTTGCGCTCAAGACATTCATTTGAGCACTAAAATTACCTACGACGTTTTGTTGCGAAACTATAGGTGTAGAAACTTATCGCAAAAGTATTTATTTACCTCACTGCACCCATTTCCAGCCGATTTTGACGTCAGATTGCTATATCAGGCAATCAATGTCAAAATGACGGTCCTGGGGTAAGCAATCGACGAATCATTGTCAGAATCCTACTCATTTTAGCTGTTTTTCACACTAAATTCACTGCTTACCTACATTAAGTGATCCACGTTCTAGGGAAAAATTTTACACTTCTTTAAGTATCAACTCTTTAAGAAGCCATGTCTCAATAAAATTGGTAATAATGAGGTAAATAATCCAACACAGAAACTTATcgcaaatatatttatttacccCACCGCGCCCAttttcagctgattttgacTACATCTAATAAAACAGGTGATCTATGTCAAAATGACGACTGTAGGATAAACAATCGACTTCCTCGtgttagttttgattttttccgGTAATTCggttgttttgtattgtttatttttgtttcatggTGCTAAGAAGActtcatagatactttttacATGTTTCAGTGAAACTCTTTAAGAAGCCCAACCATAAAACTGGTAATAATGAGGTGTATAATCcaacaaataacttcacaaatACAGAAACTTACCGCAAAAGCATTTATTTACCCCACGGCGCCCATTTTCCGGCTAAATCATTAGATTGCTCAATACAGCCGACGTTCTATACAGGTTATTCATCTTCCACTCTAACTTGACCCTTTCCTATT encodes:
- the LOC130440847 gene encoding all trans-polyprenyl-diphosphate synthase PDSS2-like, whose amino-acid sequence is MNICIQLKNVSKICGINRATFIHSHKLSTKSMEQSDRAVNEAEKLVGYPTSFLNLRWLLNDEVANVAIHLKKLIGTKHPLVNTARELLLNKETPSWGLLVLLISKAGGLSNKFSKLDCDINAGILHSQRVLAEITEMVRTSNIIHNSVLNISSNDEFKDDLHFGNKLSLLTGDYLLSNSFKELAALKCHPVNELVSTSLRDLTEASFIEPRDSQNRPIPASPLAKQKEPLLPHSYEKDLLKMSEVMGNVKAEWTLRHLLGGGTLLGKCCQASLMLADHPEELEKAGYLFGRNIALALQIRKDISQYNSGRNGSFSLINAPLMFHIQDNPEYYENLMVDVEDDSINYNRIRNIVSRGKGIEKSLELQEEFIVNGRNALRIFPESNTKQALDNILQTI